A genomic window from Haladaptatus caseinilyticus includes:
- the uvrA gene encoding excinuclease ABC subunit UvrA, with amino-acid sequence MSKDYIEVRGAEEHNLKDLDVRIPREEFNVVTGLSGSGKSSLAFETVYAEGQRRYIESLSAYARNFLGQMDKPQVENVEGLSPAISIDQKNAANNPRSTVGTVTELHDYLRLLYARVGTPHCPQCGQEVGEQSAQNMVRRVLDLPEGTKAKIAAPVVRDQKGAFADLFDDLVSDGYSRVEVDGEEFDLTLDRPELDKNYDHTIDVIVDRVKVSEEARSRITDSVETALEEADGMMKLIVPDPPEDVDLGSESRSTGDLAGDGDDRLTVEFSEDLACTHCGIDFREIETRSFSFNSPHGACPECEGIGETKEVDEDLVVQDPSKQLKHVFEPWGYQRTYYRRQLDSVARHFDVELTTPFEELDSEIRDAFLYGTDEDVLFKWNTKNGIRRKEEPFEGVMSNLERRYVETDSDRARKHIEEYMAVTECPACDGTRLRPQSRSVYVDGTSISQVNRMSIGDALEHFENLEANLTDRQNRIAEEILKEIRARLGFMEEVGLQYLTLDREASTLSGGESQRIRLATQIGSGLVGVLYVLDEPSIGLHQRDNDRLLNTLCELRDLGNTLIVVEHDEETMRRADNVIDMGPGPGRRGGEVVVQGDVDEVMAHEESITGDYLAGRKEIPVPDERRDSDTYLTVRGARQHNLKNLDVDIPVGKFTAITGVSGSGKSTLMHDILYKGLAREMNNNTSVDPGEHDDIERMGEIEKVRLIDQSPIGRTPRSNPATYTGVFDYVREAFAETKLAKQRGYEKGRFSFNVKGGRCEECGGQGTVKIEMNFLSDVYVPCEECEGARYNDETLDVTYRGKTIAEVLDMSVEDAHDFFEHDSRIRRRLKLLKDVGLDYMKLGQPSTTLSGGEAQRIKLAEELGKKSTGDTLYLLDEPTTGLHHEDERKLISVLQRLTEKGNSIVVIEHELDLVKNADHVIDLGPEGGEKGGEIVATGTPEEVARNEDSYTGQYLRDKLPGVELDGPRADRPAPAAMDD; translated from the coding sequence ATGAGCAAGGACTACATCGAAGTGCGGGGGGCCGAGGAGCACAACCTCAAGGACCTCGACGTGAGGATTCCGCGCGAGGAGTTCAACGTCGTGACCGGCCTATCCGGGTCGGGCAAGTCCTCGCTCGCCTTCGAAACGGTGTACGCGGAAGGACAGCGACGATACATCGAGAGCCTGTCGGCCTACGCCCGAAACTTCCTCGGGCAGATGGACAAACCGCAGGTCGAGAACGTCGAAGGCTTGTCGCCCGCCATTTCCATCGATCAGAAGAACGCGGCGAACAACCCACGCTCGACGGTCGGGACGGTGACCGAACTGCACGACTATCTGCGTTTGCTGTACGCGCGTGTAGGAACACCCCACTGTCCGCAGTGTGGACAGGAAGTCGGCGAGCAAAGCGCCCAGAACATGGTTCGACGGGTGTTGGATCTACCGGAAGGAACCAAAGCGAAGATCGCAGCGCCGGTCGTCCGCGACCAGAAAGGCGCCTTCGCGGACCTGTTCGACGACCTCGTTTCGGACGGTTACTCCCGTGTCGAAGTAGACGGCGAGGAGTTCGATTTGACCCTCGACCGTCCGGAGCTCGATAAGAACTACGACCACACTATCGACGTTATCGTGGACCGGGTGAAGGTCAGCGAAGAAGCGCGATCGCGCATCACCGACAGTGTCGAGACCGCGCTGGAAGAGGCCGATGGGATGATGAAACTCATCGTGCCGGACCCGCCAGAGGACGTGGATCTGGGTTCGGAGTCGCGCTCGACGGGTGACTTGGCTGGCGACGGCGACGACCGACTCACCGTGGAGTTCTCGGAAGACCTCGCTTGTACGCATTGTGGCATCGATTTCCGCGAAATCGAGACGCGCAGCTTCTCCTTTAACAGTCCACACGGCGCATGTCCGGAGTGTGAGGGAATCGGCGAAACGAAGGAAGTCGACGAAGACCTCGTCGTCCAGGACCCATCGAAACAGCTGAAACACGTGTTCGAACCGTGGGGGTACCAGCGAACGTACTATCGGCGACAACTCGATTCGGTTGCCCGTCATTTTGACGTGGAACTGACCACGCCGTTCGAGGAACTCGACTCCGAAATTCGAGACGCGTTCCTCTACGGCACCGACGAGGACGTGCTGTTCAAATGGAACACGAAGAACGGCATTCGACGAAAGGAAGAGCCGTTCGAGGGCGTGATGTCGAACCTCGAACGTCGCTACGTCGAAACGGATAGCGACCGTGCTCGAAAGCACATCGAGGAGTACATGGCGGTGACCGAGTGTCCCGCTTGTGACGGAACCCGACTGCGGCCACAGAGTCGTTCGGTGTACGTCGATGGCACCTCGATTTCGCAGGTCAACCGGATGTCCATCGGCGACGCTTTGGAACACTTCGAAAACCTCGAAGCGAACCTCACCGACCGCCAGAACCGGATCGCCGAGGAGATCCTGAAGGAGATCCGCGCCCGTCTCGGCTTCATGGAGGAAGTCGGCTTACAGTACCTCACGCTCGACCGCGAAGCATCGACGCTCTCGGGTGGCGAGAGCCAACGGATTCGGCTGGCCACCCAAATCGGATCGGGACTGGTCGGCGTGCTGTACGTCCTCGACGAACCATCGATCGGTCTTCACCAGCGAGACAACGACCGTCTGCTCAACACGCTCTGTGAACTTCGGGATTTGGGTAATACCCTCATCGTCGTGGAACACGACGAGGAAACGATGCGCCGGGCGGACAACGTCATCGACATGGGCCCCGGCCCCGGCAGACGCGGCGGCGAAGTCGTCGTACAGGGCGACGTGGACGAAGTGATGGCCCACGAGGAGAGCATCACGGGCGACTACCTCGCCGGGCGCAAGGAAATTCCGGTACCGGACGAGCGCAGGGACAGCGACACCTACCTCACCGTTCGCGGTGCCCGCCAGCACAATCTGAAAAACCTCGACGTGGACATACCGGTCGGCAAGTTCACCGCGATCACGGGTGTTTCCGGGTCCGGGAAATCTACCCTGATGCACGACATCCTCTACAAGGGACTGGCTCGCGAGATGAACAACAACACCTCCGTGGACCCCGGCGAACACGACGACATCGAGCGAATGGGCGAAATCGAGAAGGTACGACTCATCGACCAGTCGCCCATCGGTCGAACGCCACGGTCGAACCCGGCAACGTACACCGGGGTCTTCGACTACGTTCGTGAGGCATTCGCGGAGACGAAACTCGCCAAACAGCGTGGCTACGAGAAAGGTCGCTTCTCGTTCAACGTGAAAGGCGGGCGCTGTGAGGAATGTGGCGGACAGGGAACCGTAAAAATCGAAATGAACTTCCTGTCGGACGTATACGTCCCCTGTGAAGAGTGCGAAGGCGCACGCTACAACGACGAGACGTTGGACGTCACCTACCGCGGCAAGACGATCGCGGAGGTGCTCGACATGTCCGTGGAGGACGCTCACGACTTCTTCGAACACGACTCGCGGATTCGGCGTAGGCTGAAGCTGTTGAAGGACGTTGGCCTCGACTACATGAAGCTCGGCCAGCCGTCCACGACGCTATCGGGTGGGGAAGCCCAGCGCATCAAACTCGCCGAAGAACTCGGCAAGAAATCGACGGGTGACACGCTCTACTTGCTGGACGAACCGACCACCGGACTGCACCACGAAGACGAGCGCAAACTCATCTCCGTACTCCAACGGCTGACCGAGAAGGGGAACTCCATCGTCGTCATCGAACACGAACTCGACCTCGTAAAGAACGCGGACCACGTCATCGACCTCGGTCCTGAGGGCGGCGAGAAGGGCGGCGAAATCGTCGCCACCGGAACGCCGGAGGAGGTTGCACGGAACGAAGATTCGTACACCGGGCAGTATCTCCGCGATAAACTCCCAGGTGTGGAACTCGATGGTCCGCGTGCCGACAGACCAGCACCTGCCGCGATGGACGATTGA
- a CDS encoding DUF7344 domain-containing protein yields the protein MSSTDGTPQELSEDLIFDVLKNRRRRYTLHYLKQQGRPVELSELAEQVAAWENDTTVEGLSANERKSVYTSLYQTHLPKLADAGIVDYNQSRGVVELSANAAQLEGYLRPQDEFPWIRYYLGLAIVSAILVLADFLGIPPFTAIPDEIWGVIIVAAFALSALVHYLRRRQLGAGERPPSAR from the coding sequence ATGAGTTCGACTGATGGAACCCCACAAGAACTGTCCGAAGACCTCATCTTCGACGTTCTGAAAAACCGACGGCGACGATACACACTCCACTACCTCAAACAGCAGGGGCGACCTGTGGAGCTAAGCGAGCTTGCGGAACAGGTCGCCGCATGGGAGAACGACACGACCGTCGAGGGGTTGTCGGCCAACGAGCGCAAATCGGTGTACACCTCGCTCTATCAGACCCATCTACCGAAGCTCGCGGACGCGGGCATTGTAGATTATAATCAGAGCAGGGGTGTGGTCGAACTCTCGGCGAACGCCGCACAGTTGGAGGGGTATCTACGCCCACAGGACGAATTCCCGTGGATTCGGTACTACCTCGGACTCGCCATCGTCAGCGCGATTCTCGTACTCGCGGACTTCCTCGGTATTCCTCCGTTTACGGCCATCCCGGACGAAATCTGGGGCGTCATCATCGTCGCCGCCTTCGCACTGTCGGCACTGGTTCACTACCTTCGGCGCCGTCAACTCGGGGCGGGAGAGCGACCTCCGTCCGCGAGGTAA
- a CDS encoding geranylgeranyl reductase family protein: protein MYDFVVVGAGPAGSRFARRAADAGRDVLVLERGEVGTPLACSGHVSTDIWEFIPDGARDHLLQNEIYGARFHVGGPRSSEHPFYKDEVISNVIDRVGLDRVLARAARDAGADVREEHSVTDVAEHGNFVDVTANTPDGTETFRGKMVVGCDGPVSRVRRELGLPEPAEKLQGVLGFAPKAHGGNFVDVHLTAPKFFAWRIPRGDAGVEYGLAAPPGRSARALFDEFTADYDVETNEFCAGMIPIGPPASVTAHRGFLIGDAAAQTKPFTGGGILYGMTSADHAVRTIDPDDPGTLADYERAWRKELKNEIRLGHWVRRAYSLPKPIQTVGLRTMSGEIGVHMDRPTSLFSTEHLRTLLRRT, encoded by the coding sequence ATGTACGATTTCGTGGTGGTCGGCGCAGGCCCTGCCGGGTCGCGGTTCGCTCGACGAGCCGCGGACGCAGGGCGCGACGTCCTCGTCCTCGAGCGCGGGGAGGTCGGGACACCACTTGCCTGCTCCGGCCACGTGAGCACCGATATCTGGGAGTTTATCCCCGACGGTGCGCGTGACCATCTCCTCCAGAACGAAATCTATGGTGCGCGTTTCCACGTCGGTGGTCCTCGTTCTTCGGAACATCCGTTCTACAAAGATGAAGTCATCTCGAACGTTATCGATCGGGTAGGTCTCGACAGGGTACTCGCCCGCGCCGCACGCGATGCGGGCGCGGATGTACGCGAGGAACACAGCGTTACCGACGTAGCAGAACACGGAAACTTCGTGGACGTGACGGCAAACACCCCCGACGGAACTGAAACCTTCCGTGGAAAGATGGTCGTCGGTTGTGATGGTCCCGTTTCGCGCGTTCGGCGGGAACTCGGCCTGCCGGAACCGGCGGAAAAACTACAGGGCGTCCTCGGATTCGCACCGAAAGCTCACGGCGGGAACTTCGTGGACGTGCATCTCACCGCCCCGAAATTCTTCGCATGGCGCATCCCGCGCGGTGACGCTGGCGTGGAATACGGTCTAGCCGCACCGCCGGGACGGAGCGCCCGTGCCCTCTTCGATGAGTTCACCGCCGATTACGACGTGGAGACGAACGAGTTCTGTGCCGGGATGATCCCTATCGGTCCTCCGGCCAGCGTTACGGCCCACCGAGGATTTCTCATCGGTGACGCCGCGGCCCAGACGAAACCGTTCACCGGCGGCGGTATCCTCTACGGAATGACGTCCGCGGACCACGCGGTTCGGACCATCGACCCCGACGACCCCGGCACGTTGGCCGATTACGAGCGCGCGTGGCGCAAGGAGTTGAAAAACGAGATTCGGCTGGGTCATTGGGTCCGACGGGCATACTCGCTCCCGAAACCGATACAAACCGTCGGACTCAGAACGATGTCCGGGGAAATCGGCGTTCACATGGACAGGCCGACGTCGCTCTTTTCCACGGAACACCTTCGGACACTTTTACGACGAACGTAG
- a CDS encoding carboxypeptidase M32, whose protein sequence is MATEAATENATYEEFLGKVKRISNVKNAAGILGWDQEVVMPEGGTPARSQQRSALSAIAHELLTDDEMGELLDELESQELDDEQAAVVREVRREYERATRVPGELVEEISRTTSEALPQWKEAKAEDDFSIFAPTLEKLVELKREYAEHIDPEKDPYEVLFADYEPYLGIDTAEEMLSRLRDELVPLIDSIRESGVELASPFDGTYDTDTQEQLSRDILDTLGYDWDRGRLDTAPHPFSSGTQFDARVTTRFDESDPLGAMMSTIHEFGHATYTQGLPDEQYGTPLGQSRDLTAHESQSRIWENHVGRSRAFWERFLPALKERFPDVEDVSVEDMYEAANRVYEDNLIRVEADELTYHMHIVVRFEIEKALIRGEIEVEDVPELWNDKYEEYLGIRPDTDSEGCLQDIHWSHGSFGYFPTYSLGSVLAAQLYAKAEEDIPDLEDQIRAGEFDDFHDWLTTNVHQHGCLYTTDDLIQEATGEEFTADYFVEYVNEKYSELYDLE, encoded by the coding sequence ATGGCAACCGAAGCCGCCACAGAGAACGCCACGTACGAGGAGTTTCTCGGCAAAGTCAAGCGAATTTCGAACGTGAAAAACGCCGCAGGAATTCTTGGCTGGGACCAGGAAGTCGTGATGCCCGAAGGCGGCACACCCGCTCGGTCACAGCAACGGTCCGCCCTGTCAGCGATCGCCCACGAACTGCTCACCGACGACGAGATGGGTGAACTGCTGGACGAACTCGAATCGCAGGAGTTGGACGACGAACAGGCCGCCGTCGTCCGCGAAGTACGGCGCGAATACGAGCGAGCGACCCGCGTCCCCGGCGAACTGGTCGAGGAAATCTCCCGCACCACGTCCGAGGCGCTTCCGCAGTGGAAAGAAGCGAAAGCGGAGGACGATTTCTCGATTTTCGCGCCGACGCTGGAAAAGCTGGTCGAACTGAAACGCGAGTACGCGGAACATATCGATCCGGAGAAAGATCCATACGAAGTCCTGTTTGCGGACTACGAACCCTACCTCGGAATCGACACCGCGGAGGAGATGCTGTCACGCCTCCGCGACGAACTCGTCCCCCTTATCGACTCGATTCGGGAGAGTGGCGTCGAACTCGCAAGCCCGTTCGACGGCACCTACGACACCGATACGCAGGAGCAGCTTTCGCGGGACATTCTCGACACGCTCGGGTACGATTGGGACCGTGGCCGACTCGACACCGCACCACACCCATTCTCCAGCGGAACGCAGTTCGACGCTCGCGTGACCACACGGTTCGACGAGAGCGACCCGCTCGGCGCGATGATGAGCACCATCCACGAGTTCGGGCACGCGACCTATACACAGGGACTTCCGGACGAACAATACGGGACACCGCTCGGTCAATCCCGCGACCTGACCGCTCACGAATCCCAATCCCGGATTTGGGAGAACCACGTCGGTCGGTCGCGCGCCTTCTGGGAGCGATTCCTCCCCGCCCTCAAAGAGCGATTCCCCGACGTGGAAGACGTCTCAGTCGAGGATATGTACGAGGCCGCAAACCGCGTCTACGAGGACAACCTGATTCGTGTCGAAGCCGACGAACTCACCTACCACATGCATATCGTGGTTCGGTTCGAAATCGAGAAGGCGCTCATCCGCGGCGAAATCGAAGTCGAGGACGTGCCGGAACTCTGGAACGACAAGTACGAGGAGTATCTCGGCATCCGACCCGATACCGATTCGGAGGGCTGTTTGCAGGACATCCACTGGAGCCACGGAAGCTTCGGGTACTTCCCCACCTACTCGCTCGGAAGCGTCCTCGCGGCCCAACTCTACGCGAAAGCCGAGGAGGACATTCCGGACTTGGAAGACCAGATTCGTGCGGGCGAGTTCGACGACTTCCACGACTGGCTGACCACCAACGTCCACCAGCACGGCTGTTTATACACCACTGACGACCTTATCCAGGAAGCGACTGGCGAGGAGTTCACCGCGGATTACTTCGTGGAGTACGTAAACGAGAAATACTCCGAACTGTACGACTTGGAGTAG
- a CDS encoding M20 family metallopeptidase → MDELVDITHDLVSISSHEDETKAGDFIEKWLRAETDAEVTRDEVGNVIARKGDGAELALVGHHDVVPPDESQVEDGKYVVEERDGRLYGRGAADMKGSVVASMLAFRDSDPTCELVFASFVAEELGGDGARHALENGFAPEYAIVAEGSTNYSKDGVTDVVIAHRGRRASTITARGSAAHASEPEAGENAIYRACDATDIVRECEVPTVSVLGHDLSGSVVATEIDGGSAWNVIPAICEVTIDERTVPGERATLESVEEIEGVTWTVEQDLPPMECDDAEFADTVLTAARHAQDGDPEHVTKPHATDAGWLSQAGTTCVVCGASEPGEAHTKDESVGIDVLERCYRIYRNTAEHL, encoded by the coding sequence ATGGACGAACTGGTCGATATTACCCATGACCTCGTGTCCATTTCGAGTCACGAGGACGAAACGAAGGCGGGCGATTTTATCGAGAAATGGCTTCGAGCGGAGACGGATGCGGAAGTAACTCGGGACGAGGTCGGAAACGTCATCGCTCGAAAAGGGGACGGCGCCGAACTGGCGCTCGTCGGCCATCACGATGTCGTGCCGCCGGACGAATCGCAGGTCGAAGACGGGAAGTATGTCGTCGAAGAGCGCGACGGCAGACTCTACGGACGGGGGGCCGCGGACATGAAAGGGTCGGTGGTCGCTTCGATGCTCGCGTTTCGTGATTCGGACCCCACCTGTGAACTCGTTTTCGCCAGTTTCGTCGCGGAGGAGTTGGGCGGCGACGGCGCGCGCCACGCCCTCGAAAACGGCTTCGCGCCGGAGTACGCTATCGTCGCCGAAGGCTCCACGAACTATTCGAAAGACGGCGTCACTGACGTGGTCATTGCCCATCGGGGGAGACGTGCAAGCACCATCACGGCGCGTGGGTCGGCGGCCCACGCGAGTGAACCGGAAGCAGGCGAAAACGCCATCTACCGAGCCTGTGATGCCACCGACATCGTCCGTGAGTGCGAGGTTCCGACCGTCTCCGTGCTCGGACACGATCTTTCCGGAAGTGTAGTTGCCACGGAAATCGACGGCGGGAGCGCGTGGAACGTAATTCCTGCTATCTGTGAGGTGACGATAGACGAGCGAACCGTCCCCGGCGAACGCGCCACACTCGAATCGGTCGAGGAGATCGAAGGCGTCACGTGGACCGTCGAACAGGACCTACCACCGATGGAGTGTGACGACGCCGAGTTCGCCGACACGGTACTCACTGCCGCCCGTCACGCACAGGACGGCGATCCAGAACACGTCACGAAGCCGCACGCGACCGACGCCGGGTGGCTCTCGCAGGCCGGAACGACCTGCGTCGTTTGCGGAGCCTCGGAACCCGGCGAGGCGCATACGAAAGACGAGAGTGTGGGTATCGACGTGTTGGAGCGATGTTATCGGATCTATCGGAATACCGCCGAACACCTGTGA
- a CDS encoding ArsR/SmtB family transcription factor: MVQSESRRLDAVFSALSDRKRRRIIDHLSKETDGTATVSELAALSDDPTHSQVHLRHVHLPRLNETKLVEYDARSETVRYRGNQSLEKVISCCLDSDPAL, translated from the coding sequence ATGGTACAATCCGAGTCACGCCGACTCGACGCAGTGTTTTCTGCACTCTCCGACCGCAAACGGCGGCGTATAATCGACCACCTTTCCAAGGAGACCGACGGAACGGCGACCGTTTCGGAACTAGCTGCGCTCAGCGACGACCCAACGCACAGCCAGGTTCATCTCCGACACGTCCACCTTCCACGCCTCAATGAGACGAAGCTGGTCGAATACGATGCCAGGAGCGAAACGGTTCGGTACCGTGGCAATCAGTCCCTCGAAAAGGTCATCAGTTGTTGTCTCGACAGCGACCCGGCACTCTGA
- a CDS encoding PINc/VapC family ATPase, which yields MNVVPDTSAVIDGRISQKIDDGDFAGATVLIPEAVVSELESQANNGEESGWNGLSELQRLADIADTGDINLEYVGVRPEPEQQGYAHRGEIDALIRELADEYDATFVTSDLVQSEVAKAKGLDVEYISPKTRDVGRLGIEDYFDEQTMSVHLRADVEPMAKRGEVGEMHYQRIRDDISTEQELKEYTQEIIESAKQSTEGFIEIDEPGMTIVQFRDYRIAIAEPPFADAWEITAVRPIVKTSMEDYEHADELKGRLLERQRGVLISGAPGAGKSTFAQAVAEFLADNDFAVKTMEKPRDLQVGPEITQYTELAGEMEKTADSLLMVRPDYTIYDEVRKTNDFEVFADMRLAGVGMVGVVHATRPIDALQRLIGRVELGMIPQIVDTVVYIENGQIEKVYDVTTKVKVPEGMMEEDLARPVIMVEEFETGTPEYEIYTFNRQVVTVPLQEGDRDEGGVSRLAKQEIEREIQSVTRGRVDVEIQGQNNAVVYVEENDISYVIGKGGGRIDDIENRLGISIDVRTHEEKPSSVGNGSAQAEPRGDVVVPEITSRHVIIPLDGHAGETVEVQADGDYLFTATVGRGGDIQVSRGSAIAEELEHAIDRERQITVVTA from the coding sequence ATGAACGTAGTGCCGGATACGAGCGCCGTCATCGATGGTCGAATTTCACAGAAGATCGATGACGGTGACTTTGCCGGGGCGACGGTACTCATCCCCGAGGCCGTCGTCAGCGAACTGGAATCGCAGGCGAACAACGGCGAAGAGAGCGGATGGAACGGATTGTCGGAACTCCAACGACTGGCGGACATCGCGGATACGGGTGATATCAACCTCGAATACGTCGGCGTGCGTCCGGAACCCGAACAGCAGGGATACGCCCATCGCGGCGAGATCGATGCCCTCATCCGGGAACTCGCGGACGAATACGACGCGACGTTCGTCACCAGCGATCTCGTCCAGAGCGAGGTAGCGAAGGCGAAAGGATTGGACGTCGAGTACATCTCGCCGAAGACCCGCGACGTGGGACGACTCGGTATCGAGGACTACTTCGACGAACAGACGATGAGCGTCCACCTCCGGGCCGACGTCGAACCGATGGCCAAACGTGGTGAGGTCGGTGAGATGCATTACCAGCGGATTCGTGACGATATCTCGACCGAACAGGAGCTCAAAGAGTACACACAGGAGATCATCGAAAGTGCGAAACAGAGTACGGAGGGGTTCATCGAAATCGACGAACCCGGCATGACCATCGTCCAGTTCCGCGACTACCGAATCGCCATCGCGGAACCGCCGTTCGCCGATGCGTGGGAGATTACCGCAGTTCGACCCATCGTCAAGACCTCGATGGAGGATTACGAACACGCCGACGAACTCAAGGGGCGACTGCTTGAACGCCAGCGTGGTGTCCTCATCTCCGGTGCACCCGGTGCCGGGAAATCGACGTTCGCACAGGCCGTCGCGGAGTTCCTCGCGGACAACGACTTCGCCGTCAAAACGATGGAGAAACCCCGCGACTTGCAGGTCGGTCCGGAGATCACCCAGTACACCGAACTCGCCGGGGAGATGGAGAAAACCGCCGACTCCCTGCTGATGGTGCGCCCTGACTACACCATCTACGACGAGGTGCGAAAGACGAACGACTTCGAGGTGTTCGCGGACATGCGCCTCGCAGGTGTCGGCATGGTCGGTGTCGTCCACGCGACGCGACCCATCGACGCGCTTCAGCGCCTCATCGGTCGCGTCGAACTCGGCATGATTCCGCAAATCGTGGACACCGTCGTCTACATCGAAAACGGTCAAATCGAGAAAGTGTACGACGTGACGACGAAGGTCAAAGTGCCCGAAGGCATGATGGAAGAGGATCTCGCCCGCCCCGTCATCATGGTCGAGGAGTTCGAAACCGGGACGCCCGAGTACGAGATTTACACGTTCAACCGGCAGGTCGTCACCGTCCCACTACAGGAGGGCGACCGTGACGAAGGTGGCGTTTCACGCCTCGCCAAACAGGAAATCGAACGGGAAATCCAATCCGTCACTCGCGGCCGAGTGGACGTAGAAATCCAAGGACAGAACAACGCGGTCGTCTACGTGGAGGAAAACGACATCTCCTACGTCATCGGCAAGGGTGGCGGTCGAATCGACGATATCGAAAACCGACTCGGAATAAGCATCGACGTACGCACGCACGAGGAAAAACCGTCATCGGTCGGAAACGGTTCTGCACAGGCCGAACCGCGCGGTGACGTCGTCGTTCCGGAAATCACCTCGCGGCACGTCATCATTCCGCTGGACGGCCACGCGGGGGAGACCGTCGAAGTGCAGGCGGATGGCGATTATCTGTTCACCGCGACGGTCGGCCGTGGTGGCGACATCCAAGTGTCGCGCGGAAGCGCGATTGCGGAGGAGTTGGAACACGCAATCGACAGGGAACGACAGATTACGGTGGTGACTGCGTAG
- a CDS encoding MarR family transcriptional regulator codes for MSQTEREEIDDLPPSAKLVFKVLEYQGSLTQKQIVDESMLSARTVRYALERLEDIGVVTEDIYFADARQNLYDIDLPTETELEQCADAQCAE; via the coding sequence ATGAGCCAAACAGAACGGGAGGAAATCGACGATCTGCCACCGAGTGCCAAACTCGTATTCAAGGTCCTCGAATATCAGGGATCGCTCACGCAAAAACAGATCGTCGATGAGTCGATGCTGTCCGCGCGAACGGTTCGCTATGCGCTCGAACGACTCGAAGACATCGGCGTGGTTACGGAAGATATCTACTTCGCTGACGCCCGACAGAACCTCTACGACATCGATCTTCCGACCGAGACGGAGCTGGAGCAGTGTGCGGACGCTCAGTGTGCTGAATAA
- a CDS encoding ATP-grasp domain-containing protein, with amino-acid sequence MLNLAVAYRKQTFERMCEPLAERGIHARHVPNEARTFDLSNPSWESGEFDVGFVYPSRMMEGGVVDTLLSVPWINDRAAVLTSRNKAGVVTRLGQADVPVPRTVMVSNPVEEGDLRDVFDRFDPPVVVKPNSTTRGTGIAKVGDFDSFLGVVDYLNLVHDYRATGDKSFLVQEFLPAAVDYRAMVVDGEYVGAVERRLPDDALASGRWKHNVHRGATARGVSLPDEHRKIAEQTAAVLDIPFCGVDLLDTGDRIVVGETNARPTIDAETKYENGFYDRLAGLIRATSR; translated from the coding sequence ATGCTGAATCTGGCGGTCGCGTACCGAAAACAGACGTTCGAACGGATGTGTGAGCCACTCGCGGAACGAGGTATCCATGCACGCCACGTTCCGAACGAGGCGCGGACGTTCGACCTCTCGAACCCGTCGTGGGAATCGGGCGAGTTCGACGTTGGATTCGTCTATCCATCCCGGATGATGGAGGGTGGTGTCGTTGACACACTGCTCTCGGTTCCGTGGATAAACGATCGGGCAGCAGTGCTCACCTCGCGGAACAAGGCCGGTGTCGTCACTCGACTCGGGCAGGCGGATGTTCCGGTTCCGAGAACGGTGATGGTTTCGAACCCCGTCGAAGAGGGCGACCTTCGCGACGTCTTCGACCGATTCGACCCGCCGGTCGTCGTCAAACCCAACTCGACCACGCGCGGGACGGGCATCGCAAAGGTCGGCGACTTCGACTCGTTCCTCGGCGTCGTCGATTATCTGAATCTCGTTCACGACTATCGAGCGACGGGTGACAAATCGTTTCTCGTCCAGGAGTTTCTCCCGGCGGCCGTCGATTATCGTGCGATGGTCGTCGATGGGGAGTACGTCGGGGCGGTCGAACGACGACTACCGGATGATGCGCTCGCATCCGGTCGCTGGAAACACAACGTCCACCGTGGGGCAACCGCTCGCGGCGTTAGCCTACCGGACGAACATCGGAAAATCGCGGAGCAAACGGCGGCCGTGCTCGACATTCCGTTTTGTGGCGTCGATTTGCTCGATACCGGTGACCGAATCGTCGTCGGCGAAACGAACGCTCGTCCGACTATCGACGCGGAAACGAAATACGAAAACGGGTTTTACGACCGCCTCGCCGGACTGATTCGAGCAACCAGCCGTTGA